A window of the Thalassospira sp. TSL5-1 genome harbors these coding sequences:
- a CDS encoding EAL domain-containing protein, protein MTEHFSAEFGETDRDLLAAMAFCWADMLLEVDENGHVIFAAGAIKSLLGCPPERLVGEALEHLVIPAERPLLRAYLHGDNGVKRLEELDIEFKLPANTEPSMPGVLPVSISGYLISDPIARYFLAIRHRPARPRARLGIDRLILQQGIAGRSRLPGTTKITNTGEKTLPEAATTHFANSSQTAPRETAHTDTTPGHHNHALIVLENLAAARSRAETRAANELAAMIRERSRNGDANRDAQNAAGIHEPMIELERRIVAYASALRSDDPAFAARQNTAGGNINADNPHSEYDPQNFAIDENTLAALNALDTLDDAALASSLTAFQTENGIDKPVFEGPDYEVARAVHHQQTVAGDIFATNLTRAVAYALNRLHSRRDHPDDVSAEKLSASLPGLIQETMKSVRAFREIVKNGSFAIALQPIVGLNDEKIHHYEALARFTGTDDTIAIDQIIHFAEGTGLITEFDLAMSRKVLEYMQSNACPAGIHIAINLSGHSLEQPDFDTALLDVLGDFAIDPALVYFEVTETARITNLHQVNKTLQKLRVRGHMVCLDDFGAGAANFEYLSALDVDVIKFDGRAMQTALATPKGRAFLKATASLCHDLNILTIAEMIHDMDTFTTLRDLGIDFGQGYHLGHPEAIGHAPKNRRSAAPTAAPTASSSAGDRR, encoded by the coding sequence ATGACGGAACATTTCTCGGCAGAATTTGGCGAAACTGACCGCGACCTTCTGGCTGCAATGGCGTTTTGCTGGGCCGATATGCTGCTGGAAGTGGACGAAAATGGCCATGTCATTTTTGCCGCCGGTGCCATCAAAAGCCTGCTGGGCTGCCCACCGGAACGTTTGGTAGGCGAAGCACTGGAACATCTTGTTATCCCGGCCGAGCGCCCTTTGCTGCGCGCTTACCTGCATGGCGATAACGGTGTTAAACGCCTCGAAGAACTCGACATCGAGTTTAAGCTGCCCGCAAATACAGAACCATCCATGCCTGGCGTTTTACCGGTATCGATCAGCGGGTATTTGATATCGGACCCGATTGCCCGGTATTTTCTGGCAATTCGCCATCGCCCGGCACGCCCACGCGCCCGCTTGGGCATTGACCGCCTGATATTGCAGCAGGGCATTGCGGGACGCAGTCGTTTGCCCGGCACAACCAAAATAACAAATACTGGCGAAAAAACGCTGCCTGAAGCGGCCACCACACACTTTGCCAATTCCAGCCAAACAGCACCGCGCGAAACCGCACATACCGACACTACACCCGGCCATCACAACCACGCCTTAATCGTGCTTGAAAACCTTGCTGCGGCGCGCAGTCGGGCCGAAACCAGAGCAGCAAACGAACTGGCCGCCATGATCCGCGAACGCAGCCGCAATGGGGATGCAAACCGCGATGCGCAAAATGCAGCTGGCATACATGAACCCATGATCGAGCTTGAACGCCGCATTGTTGCCTATGCCAGCGCACTTCGCAGCGACGACCCGGCCTTTGCCGCCCGTCAAAACACTGCGGGGGGGAACATAAATGCCGACAATCCACATTCGGAATATGACCCGCAAAATTTCGCCATTGATGAAAACACGCTGGCCGCGCTTAACGCCCTTGATACGCTTGACGATGCGGCACTGGCGTCCTCTTTGACAGCCTTCCAGACGGAAAACGGCATAGACAAACCGGTTTTTGAGGGGCCGGATTACGAAGTTGCCCGTGCTGTTCATCATCAGCAAACCGTTGCGGGCGACATTTTTGCCACCAATCTGACCCGTGCTGTGGCCTATGCCCTTAACCGGTTGCATTCCCGCCGCGATCATCCCGATGATGTCAGCGCCGAAAAACTTTCCGCCAGCCTGCCCGGACTGATTCAGGAAACCATGAAATCAGTGCGCGCCTTTCGCGAAATCGTTAAAAACGGCTCCTTTGCTATCGCTTTACAGCCGATTGTCGGCCTGAATGATGAAAAAATCCATCATTACGAGGCCCTGGCCCGCTTTACCGGCACCGACGATACCATTGCAATTGACCAGATCATCCATTTCGCCGAAGGCACCGGCCTTATTACCGAATTCGACCTGGCGATGTCGCGCAAGGTGCTTGAATATATGCAATCCAACGCCTGCCCGGCCGGTATTCATATTGCCATCAATCTTTCGGGGCATTCCCTGGAACAACCCGACTTTGACACAGCCCTGCTGGATGTTTTAGGTGATTTCGCCATTGACCCGGCCCTGGTTTATTTTGAAGTCACCGAAACGGCACGCATCACCAATTTGCATCAGGTCAACAAGACCCTACAAAAGCTGCGCGTGCGGGGCCATATGGTATGTCTGGATGATTTTGGCGCGGGGGCGGCAAATTTCGAATATCTGAGCGCACTGGATGTGGATGTGATCAAATTTGACGGGCGGGCGATGCAAACCGCGCTGGCGACCCCCAAAGGCCGGGCTTTTTTAAAGGCAACCGCCTCGCTGTGTCATGATCTGAATATTCTGACCATCGCCGAAATGATCCATGATATGGACACCTTCACCACTCTTCGCGACCTGGGAATAGATTTCGGACAGGGCTATCATCTTGGTCATCCCGAAGCCATCGGCCACGCCCCGAAAAACCGCCGCAGCGCTGCCCCCACGGCCGCACCAACTGCCTCTTCGTCTGCAGGAGACCGCCGATGA
- a CDS encoding GGDEF domain-containing protein, whose protein sequence is MKDLDLPLLQSLIKAAKTRPAPVSADDTGLTHELATLLTLIRSLRDQLEKSEIRVRQLENLAETDELTGLSNRRGFRKLFNKNAKNNVPQQTDLYIVIADLDGFKHTNDQYGHAAGDAVLRHFARLIQKHLPEPGFAARLGGDEFAIAIWSSGFADAETFIRNIKASLADNPVLWHKTHIHIQASFGAEKCNQQAHLKDVLHSADLEMYREKHNTRNSKSSCADVFLPQTG, encoded by the coding sequence CGCCCTGCGCCCGTTTCTGCCGATGATACCGGGCTGACCCATGAACTTGCAACGCTTCTCACCCTCATCCGTTCCCTGCGCGACCAATTGGAAAAATCCGAAATCCGGGTCCGTCAACTGGAGAACCTTGCCGAAACCGATGAACTGACAGGCCTTTCAAACCGGCGCGGGTTTCGCAAGCTGTTCAACAAAAACGCCAAAAACAACGTCCCGCAGCAGACAGATTTGTATATCGTCATTGCCGATCTTGACGGATTTAAACACACCAATGACCAATACGGGCACGCTGCCGGCGATGCGGTCTTGCGCCACTTTGCCCGCTTGATCCAAAAACACCTGCCCGAACCGGGTTTTGCCGCGCGTTTGGGCGGGGACGAATTTGCCATTGCGATATGGTCGTCCGGCTTTGCCGATGCCGAAACATTTATTCGCAACATCAAAGCGTCGCTGGCCGATAATCCGGTCTTGTGGCATAAGACACACATTCACATTCAGGCCAGCTTCGGTGCGGAAAAGTGCAACCAGCAGGCTCATCTAAAAGATGTTTTGCACAGTGCAGATCTTGAAATGTATCGGGAAAAGCATAACACCCGAAATTCAAAATCCTCCTGTGCCGATGTCTTTTTGCCCCAAACCGGTTAG